Proteins co-encoded in one uncultured Draconibacterium sp. genomic window:
- a CDS encoding RNA polymerase sigma factor, producing the protein MEIHHNDNEVSLIKLCKKGDAKAQYRLYKLYCKGMYNVAIRLTNNKSLAEDVLQDAFVKAFSEIDKLKNEKAFGGWLKRIVVNRSIDVTRKEKIVYTEVENLGSDDHEIAVEIDSEFSPERIHHYIKQLPDGAREILVLRALEGYKHTEIGEKLGISESTAKTQFFRAKQLLLKMMQDETGLGKISERATAKA; encoded by the coding sequence TTGGAAATACACCACAACGATAACGAGGTTAGCTTGATTAAGCTTTGTAAAAAAGGCGATGCAAAAGCTCAGTACAGACTCTACAAACTTTATTGCAAGGGAATGTACAACGTTGCCATTCGTTTGACAAATAATAAAAGTCTGGCAGAAGATGTGCTTCAGGATGCGTTTGTAAAAGCTTTCTCGGAAATCGACAAGTTAAAGAATGAAAAGGCATTTGGTGGCTGGCTAAAACGAATTGTAGTTAACCGAAGTATTGATGTTACGCGAAAGGAAAAAATAGTTTACACCGAAGTTGAAAATTTGGGAAGCGACGACCATGAAATCGCAGTTGAAATTGACAGTGAGTTTAGTCCGGAGAGGATTCACCACTATATAAAACAATTGCCGGATGGTGCCCGCGAGATTTTGGTTCTTCGTGCTTTAGAAGGCTACAAACATACTGAAATAGGAGAAAAGCTGGGAATATCTGAATCGACAGCAAAAACACAGTTTTTCAGGGCTAAACAACTATTATTAAAAATGATGCAAGATGAAACAGGACTTGGAAAAATATCTGAAAGAGCAACGGCTAAAGCTTGA
- a CDS encoding RagB/SusD family nutrient uptake outer membrane protein, producing the protein MKNTIKAVILSVALFFTWSCTDLEEQVLDESLTGNVSEDELVTSVVAPVYSNLSTLFLHTHLFCLQIISSDEGILPARGGKDWYDGGVFYQLHQHECLPTNAKIKDTWNDLTNMLSRSVSAIETLTPMAETDASAKTFLAEVRGMRAYYNMIMLDLWGVAFKKEEPNELSVILRGNDAVEYIRSEFEAIIDDLKTDVGPGRLTQGAVYALLTRLYMNAAVWRDPYATSFNFTEADMDKVIEYSTKVINDYGYEMSPEYFECFANDNHTNKELIFAVDQRPDLSSSHNRMCYWSMSGSFYGNPLFPDGDGTDGGAITQEFYQSWVNAYGDVDPADADCRFFWERLIIPEDSTIAAEDFKLNRGIYRGLQYGLQNDGHKQPFHVDEEGEYYIGPVKDVRRAAADAYVDYLLEVDFTAEGSDYNRGYRVEKYEWSSVSTNGTNKGEHDLVIVRLADMYLLRAEAKLHKGDAAGAMADVNFVRASRTARPEVTPPALKTMNLDILFRERGFEFYWEHQRRTDMIRFGKYEDPLIEKTNNDVKKRLFPIPQTAIDGTSVVDGYLVQNDSY; encoded by the coding sequence ATGAAAAATACAATAAAAGCAGTAATTCTATCTGTGGCTCTATTTTTTACCTGGAGCTGTACAGACCTTGAAGAGCAGGTACTTGACGAATCTCTTACCGGAAATGTATCAGAAGATGAACTTGTAACAAGCGTTGTTGCTCCGGTTTATTCAAATCTATCAACTTTATTTTTACATACACACCTATTTTGCCTTCAGATTATTTCTTCTGATGAAGGAATTCTGCCTGCTCGTGGAGGAAAAGATTGGTACGATGGAGGTGTATTTTATCAATTGCACCAACACGAGTGCCTTCCAACAAATGCAAAAATCAAAGATACCTGGAACGATCTTACCAATATGCTTTCCCGGTCGGTTAGTGCCATTGAAACCTTAACACCAATGGCTGAAACAGATGCTTCAGCAAAAACATTTTTGGCAGAAGTTAGAGGAATGCGTGCTTATTACAACATGATAATGTTGGATTTGTGGGGAGTTGCCTTCAAAAAAGAAGAACCCAATGAACTTTCAGTGATATTGCGCGGTAATGATGCAGTAGAATATATTCGTTCGGAATTTGAAGCAATAATCGACGACCTAAAAACCGATGTTGGCCCGGGACGTTTAACACAGGGAGCGGTGTATGCATTACTAACACGCTTATACATGAATGCTGCAGTTTGGCGCGATCCGTATGCAACAAGCTTTAATTTTACAGAAGCAGATATGGATAAAGTAATTGAATACAGTACCAAGGTAATTAATGACTATGGCTATGAAATGTCTCCTGAATATTTCGAGTGTTTTGCCAACGATAACCACACCAACAAAGAATTAATTTTTGCCGTTGACCAACGCCCGGATCTAAGCAGCTCGCATAACCGTATGTGTTACTGGTCAATGTCAGGAAGTTTCTATGGCAACCCTTTATTTCCTGACGGAGACGGAACTGACGGCGGAGCAATTACACAGGAATTCTACCAAAGTTGGGTGAATGCTTATGGCGATGTTGATCCTGCTGATGCCGACTGTCGTTTCTTTTGGGAACGTTTAATTATCCCTGAAGACTCAACTATTGCCGCAGAAGATTTCAAACTTAACCGAGGCATTTACAGAGGATTACAATATGGGTTACAAAACGATGGCCACAAACAGCCTTTCCATGTTGATGAGGAAGGCGAGTATTATATTGGTCCTGTAAAAGATGTTAGAAGAGCGGCCGCCGATGCTTACGTTGACTACCTTTTAGAAGTTGACTTTACGGCCGAAGGCAGTGACTACAATCGCGGTTACCGTGTTGAAAAATACGAATGGAGCTCTGTTTCAACCAACGGCACCAACAAAGGCGAACACGACCTTGTTATTGTTCGTCTGGCAGACATGTACTTATTGCGTGCCGAAGCAAAACTACACAAAGGAGATGCAGCAGGGGCTATGGCAGACGTTAACTTTGTAAGAGCATCAAGAACTGCACGGCCAGAAGTTACGCCTCCTGCCCTTAAAACAATGAATCTGGACATACTTTTCCGCGAACGTGGATTTGAGTTTTACTGGGAACACCAGCGAAGAACAGATATGATCCGCTTCGGAAAATATGAAGATCCGTTGATTGAAAAAACCAACAATGACGTAAAAAAACGTTTGTTTCCTATTCCACAAACAGCCATTGATGGGACCTCTGTCGTGGATGGCTATTTGGTTCAAAACGATAGTTATTAA
- a CDS encoding TonB-dependent receptor — protein sequence MKINIESGPFMGLKKLIIVMKVTFLLFLSSIISVNASNTYAQITKLSVNIEKASIQNVFDAIESQSEYIFFYQDETINFDQKVSIQVEDKTINELLDELFEGTDNVYKITDRQIIISKRNKTTTPQKNTELKPTVSKQQKKTISGKVTDRNGLPLPGVSIVIKGTSTGITTDMDGHFTLKIPQNAQYLVFSFVGMKNQEVAINGKNSFNITMEDETVGIEEIVTIGYAKQKKSDVTGAVSSIKSDNFNKGVANSPGQLLQGKVSGVNITSSSGAPGSGQRIVIRGQGTIRQGSGPLFVIDGFPIGLAGTGSGSSPLNFINPEDIESIDVLKDASATAIYGSRGANGVIMINTKKGESGSSQLSVISNFGISKIAKKLPVFGADEFRKQVVAVGGVLEDRGGNTDWQDELTQTAITHDHNLTLSGGTSKLTYRASIGYLDQEGIVINTGIKRYSARVSATQKLLDNKLNIDFNLSSTIEKGENAHMGTVVSNMLSFNPTYPAYDSHGKPEKYPDLINPLIQADLFTNFDENRKMMINIAPSLEITKGLVYKLNFGYENNSYEIDAQEMPSTDPYVEGRLEQSFFNGENSLIENYLTYTLDIQDHNIVLLAGHSYQKVTSRYRNWNIDQFEANGIEPRYNPGLGQRLDLTLNRPGGSADINELQSFFGRATYNYQGKYMVTGTVRSDGSSKFGKNNRYGTFPSFAAGWRISEEDFMESSPFSNLKLRAGWGQTGNQEIPSKITQESFRSSNSGDYSYPLSESGPYPVGTVYTRFANPDIQWEVSSQTNVGVDFGLFSGALSGTVDYFRKVSTNILVEVPSFDPVSPAPTYWTNVDNMKITNKGLEVALDYQHKTKKGFDYALGANATFIDNVVEDSPFTVLTTGAASGSGQTGATINGMINGYPIGSFYMQKFTGIGADGLSTYEPAPVEGGEDRYVVGSALPDVMYNFYANFSYKQFDLSMNFNGVAGNKIYNHTAMNKFYKGQLATSNNVTDFAIQYPEEAITNAALVSTRFLENGSFLRLNNLSLGYNFNTTKLGISNWAKDLRLSLTGQNLFVITDYSGFDPEVNQDKSQGGIQSFGIDDNAYPKSRTFVVGLNVTF from the coding sequence ATGAAAATTAATATTGAATCGGGCCCGTTTATGGGTTTGAAGAAACTAATTATTGTAATGAAAGTAACTTTTCTACTTTTTCTTTCTTCAATTATATCGGTTAATGCAAGCAACACTTATGCGCAAATAACCAAGTTATCAGTGAATATTGAAAAGGCTTCGATACAAAATGTTTTCGATGCTATAGAAAGCCAAAGCGAATACATTTTCTTCTATCAGGATGAAACCATCAACTTCGATCAGAAAGTAAGTATTCAGGTTGAAGATAAAACGATTAATGAACTACTAGATGAACTTTTTGAGGGCACAGATAATGTGTACAAAATTACCGACAGGCAAATTATTATAAGCAAAAGAAACAAAACAACAACGCCACAAAAGAATACCGAATTAAAACCTACAGTTAGCAAACAGCAGAAAAAAACAATTTCAGGAAAAGTAACTGACAGAAACGGCCTTCCTCTTCCCGGTGTTTCTATCGTAATTAAAGGAACAAGCACTGGTATTACAACCGATATGGATGGTCATTTCACTCTAAAAATACCACAAAATGCCCAATACCTTGTTTTCTCATTTGTTGGAATGAAAAATCAAGAGGTAGCTATTAACGGCAAAAATTCTTTTAACATTACGATGGAAGACGAAACCGTTGGTATTGAAGAGATTGTTACCATTGGTTATGCCAAACAAAAAAAATCGGATGTTACCGGCGCTGTATCATCAATTAAAAGCGACAACTTTAACAAAGGTGTTGCTAATTCTCCCGGCCAACTTTTACAGGGAAAAGTATCAGGAGTTAACATTACCTCTTCGAGCGGTGCGCCGGGAAGTGGCCAACGTATTGTAATCAGAGGTCAGGGAACAATTCGCCAGGGATCAGGACCACTTTTTGTAATCGATGGGTTTCCTATTGGACTGGCAGGAACAGGATCAGGATCAAGTCCCCTAAATTTTATCAATCCTGAGGATATTGAATCGATTGATGTATTAAAAGATGCTTCGGCTACTGCAATTTACGGCTCACGCGGAGCAAACGGAGTTATCATGATTAACACCAAAAAAGGCGAATCCGGATCGTCGCAACTCTCAGTGATTTCAAACTTTGGAATATCAAAGATTGCAAAAAAACTACCGGTTTTTGGTGCCGATGAATTCCGGAAACAAGTTGTAGCTGTTGGTGGTGTTTTAGAAGACCGTGGCGGAAATACCGACTGGCAGGATGAATTAACTCAAACAGCTATTACACACGACCACAATTTAACACTGTCGGGGGGTACCAGCAAATTAACCTACCGTGCATCAATAGGATATTTAGACCAGGAAGGAATTGTAATTAATACTGGAATTAAAAGATACAGCGCAAGAGTTAGTGCCACTCAAAAACTACTGGATAATAAATTAAACATCGATTTTAACCTGAGCTCAACCATCGAAAAAGGAGAAAATGCACACATGGGAACGGTTGTTTCAAACATGCTGAGTTTTAACCCAACTTATCCGGCTTACGATTCGCACGGAAAACCAGAAAAATATCCCGACTTAATCAATCCACTCATCCAGGCTGACCTTTTCACAAATTTCGACGAAAACAGAAAAATGATGATAAACATTGCTCCGTCGTTAGAAATTACCAAAGGCCTGGTTTACAAACTAAATTTCGGATACGAAAATAATTCGTACGAAATAGATGCACAGGAAATGCCGAGCACCGATCCGTATGTGGAAGGAAGACTTGAGCAGTCATTTTTTAATGGAGAAAACTCACTTATTGAGAATTACCTGACATACACCCTTGATATTCAAGACCACAACATTGTATTGCTTGCCGGACATTCGTACCAAAAAGTAACGAGCCGTTACCGTAACTGGAATATCGATCAGTTTGAAGCAAACGGCATCGAACCACGTTACAACCCGGGTTTGGGTCAACGTCTTGATTTAACACTGAACAGACCAGGTGGCTCGGCAGACATCAACGAACTGCAATCATTTTTTGGCCGGGCAACCTATAATTACCAGGGAAAATACATGGTAACAGGTACTGTTCGTTCCGATGGATCATCGAAATTTGGTAAAAACAACCGCTACGGTACATTCCCCTCGTTTGCTGCAGGTTGGAGAATTTCAGAGGAAGATTTTATGGAATCGTCACCATTCAGCAACTTAAAGTTGCGTGCCGGTTGGGGACAAACTGGTAACCAGGAAATTCCTTCTAAAATTACGCAGGAATCATTTCGGTCGTCAAACAGTGGAGACTACAGCTACCCACTTAGCGAATCAGGACCTTATCCGGTTGGAACGGTTTACACGCGTTTCGCCAATCCTGATATTCAATGGGAAGTTTCATCGCAGACCAATGTTGGTGTCGATTTTGGGCTATTTAGCGGAGCTCTTTCTGGTACTGTTGACTATTTCCGTAAAGTATCAACCAACATCCTTGTTGAAGTTCCATCATTCGATCCGGTGTCTCCGGCTCCAACCTACTGGACAAATGTAGACAACATGAAGATCACAAATAAAGGGCTGGAAGTTGCACTTGACTATCAGCACAAAACAAAAAAGGGTTTCGATTACGCACTCGGAGCCAACGCAACATTTATCGACAATGTAGTTGAAGACTCACCTTTTACGGTATTGACAACGGGAGCAGCTTCAGGTTCAGGTCAAACCGGAGCAACAATCAACGGGATGATCAATGGCTACCCCATTGGCTCTTTCTACATGCAAAAGTTTACAGGAATTGGTGCTGACGGACTTTCAACTTACGAGCCCGCACCAGTTGAAGGAGGCGAAGACCGATATGTTGTGGGAAGTGCACTTCCCGATGTTATGTATAATTTCTATGCCAACTTCAGCTACAAACAATTCGACTTAAGCATGAATTTTAATGGCGTGGCAGGCAACAAAATATATAACCACACCGCTATGAACAAGTTCTACAAAGGACAATTGGCAACATCAAATAATGTTACCGATTTTGCAATTCAATATCCAGAGGAAGCAATTACGAACGCAGCTCTTGTTTCAACCCGCTTTTTAGAAAACGGCTCTTTCCTTCGCCTAAACAACCTTAGTTTAGGATACAATTTCAACACTACAAAACTTGGTATTTCTAATTGGGCAAAAGATTTAAGATTATCATTAACCGGTCAGAATTTATTCGTTATCACCGATTACTCAGGATTTGATCCTGAAGTTAACCAGGATAAATCGCAAGGCGGAATACAGTCTTTTGGTATTGATGACAATGCCTATCCAAAATCAAGAACATTTGTAGTTGGATTGAACGTAACTTTTTAA
- a CDS encoding bifunctional GNAT family N-acetyltransferase/carbon-nitrogen hydrolase family protein: protein MQEIDNIELEYLKFDDYQELKQAMIEVYTNMPDAYWKEHHIKSLIDRFPEGQVVLKVNGQIAGCALAIVVDYDKFEDNHTYKEITGNYKFDTHSPDGDMLYGIDVFIKPEFRGLRLGRRLYDYRKELCERLNLKGIAFGGRIPNYHLYQDELSPKEYIQKVRTKEIHDPVLNFQISNDFHPAKIIKGYLEGDTDSNEYAVLLEWDNIYYEKPRKKPEITKTVVRLGLVQWQMRPYKTLEDLMLQAEFFVDAVSGYRCDFALFPEFFNAPLMAENNHLTEPEAIRDLAKHTEAITAKFSELAISYNINIITGSMPELVDDKLYNVGYLCRRDGSTERYEKLHVTPDEVKVWGMQGGQTLKALDTDCGKIGVLICYDSEFPELSRLLADEGVDILFVPFLTDTQNGFSRVRNCSQARAIENECYVAIAGSVGNLPKVHNMDIQYAQSMVFTPCDFAFPVNGVKAEATPNTEMILIADVDIGLLRELNQFGSVRNLKDRRQDLFQLKKKV, encoded by the coding sequence ATGCAGGAAATTGACAATATAGAACTGGAGTATTTAAAATTCGACGATTACCAGGAACTAAAACAGGCAATGATAGAGGTGTACACAAACATGCCCGATGCCTATTGGAAAGAACATCATATTAAATCGCTTATCGATCGTTTTCCCGAGGGGCAGGTGGTACTGAAGGTAAACGGGCAAATTGCAGGTTGTGCACTTGCCATTGTGGTTGATTACGATAAGTTTGAAGATAACCACACTTACAAAGAAATTACCGGGAATTATAAGTTTGATACGCACTCGCCGGATGGCGACATGCTGTACGGAATTGATGTTTTTATCAAACCTGAATTTCGTGGATTACGATTGGGACGCCGTTTGTACGATTATCGAAAAGAATTATGCGAACGGCTTAATTTAAAGGGAATTGCATTCGGAGGACGGATTCCGAATTATCATCTTTATCAGGATGAGTTGTCGCCAAAAGAATACATTCAGAAAGTGCGTACGAAAGAGATTCACGATCCGGTGCTGAATTTTCAGATATCGAACGATTTTCACCCGGCAAAAATTATAAAAGGCTACCTGGAGGGCGACACTGATTCGAATGAATATGCCGTGTTGCTGGAGTGGGATAATATTTACTACGAGAAACCACGCAAAAAGCCGGAGATTACAAAAACAGTGGTTCGTTTAGGTTTGGTACAATGGCAAATGCGGCCCTACAAAACGCTGGAAGATCTGATGCTTCAGGCAGAGTTTTTTGTTGATGCCGTTTCGGGCTATCGTTGCGATTTTGCTTTATTTCCCGAGTTTTTTAATGCGCCATTAATGGCCGAAAATAACCATTTAACAGAGCCGGAAGCTATTCGCGATCTGGCAAAACACACTGAAGCTATTACCGCAAAGTTTTCGGAACTGGCGATTAGCTACAACATTAATATCATTACCGGAAGTATGCCCGAACTGGTGGACGACAAGTTGTATAACGTGGGGTACTTGTGCCGCCGCGACGGGAGTACCGAGCGCTACGAAAAACTGCATGTAACACCCGACGAGGTGAAAGTTTGGGGAATGCAGGGAGGCCAAACTTTAAAAGCGTTGGATACCGATTGTGGAAAGATTGGTGTGTTGATTTGTTACGATTCGGAGTTCCCGGAGCTAAGTCGTTTGCTGGCCGACGAAGGAGTGGATATTTTGTTTGTTCCCTTTTTAACCGATACACAAAACGGCTTTTCGCGGGTGCGAAATTGCTCACAGGCACGAGCCATCGAAAACGAATGCTACGTAGCTATTGCCGGAAGTGTTGGCAATTTGCCCAAAGTGCATAACATGGATATTCAGTATGCACAATCGATGGTATTTACGCCCTGCGATTTTGCTTTTCCTGTTAACGGAGTAAAAGCTGAAGCTACCCCAAATACCGAAATGATTTTGATTGCCGATGTGGATATTGGTTTGTTGCGCGAGCTGAATCAATTTGGCAGCGTAAGAAATCTGAAAGATCGTCGTCAGGATTTGTTCCAGTTAAAAAAGAAGGTTTAG
- the corA gene encoding magnesium/cobalt transporter CorA, translating into MARFLKDRSKAKGMVPGSLVLIGRQKMENPIIQLIRYNENELLEETVDSFDEAKEKCQDGQVNWINIYGLHDLETIKQLGEEFKLPSLLLEDILNTDQSPKYENGESYDAFIMKILHPEEGSKRIHAEQITLVLGENYVLTVQERKGDVFEVVRERVRKSKGRVRTRGNDYLAYALMDALVDNYSILIENIGRQVEDIEERLFKQMDSKIVEEVYQFKTELNYIRKAVRPMREFMAWLLRTEDTFFQEKNIAYLRDLNDMLIQCTEAIEMYNSMTSDQLNIYNSNMSNRMNEVMKTLTIFASIFIPFTFITGIYGMNFEYMPELKLKYSYLVFWIIILIMGGGLLIYFKRKKWL; encoded by the coding sequence ATGGCACGTTTTTTAAAAGATCGTTCGAAAGCAAAAGGAATGGTTCCTGGCTCTTTGGTGCTTATCGGCCGGCAGAAAATGGAGAACCCGATCATTCAATTGATACGGTACAATGAAAATGAATTGCTTGAAGAAACTGTTGACTCATTCGATGAAGCAAAAGAAAAATGCCAGGACGGACAGGTTAACTGGATCAATATTTATGGTTTGCACGATTTGGAAACGATAAAACAGCTTGGTGAAGAATTTAAGCTTCCGTCGCTTTTGCTCGAAGATATTCTGAATACCGACCAGTCGCCAAAGTATGAAAATGGAGAAAGTTACGATGCTTTTATTATGAAAATTCTTCATCCTGAGGAAGGTTCAAAACGGATACATGCCGAACAGATTACGCTTGTTCTGGGCGAGAATTATGTGTTAACCGTGCAGGAACGAAAGGGGGATGTTTTTGAAGTGGTTCGCGAACGTGTTCGTAAAAGTAAGGGAAGAGTAAGGACAAGGGGGAACGACTACCTGGCCTATGCGTTAATGGATGCGCTGGTGGATAATTATTCGATTTTGATAGAGAATATTGGCCGGCAGGTTGAAGATATTGAAGAACGGCTTTTTAAGCAAATGGACTCCAAAATAGTAGAAGAGGTTTACCAGTTTAAAACCGAGCTAAATTACATTCGGAAAGCAGTTCGTCCGATGCGCGAGTTTATGGCTTGGTTATTACGAACTGAGGATACTTTTTTTCAGGAAAAGAATATTGCTTATTTGAGAGACCTGAATGATATGCTTATTCAATGTACAGAAGCGATTGAAATGTATAATAGCATGACTTCCGATCAGCTGAATATCTACAATTCGAACATGAGTAACCGAATGAATGAGGTGATGAAAACCCTTACAATTTTTGCCTCAATTTTTATTCCGTTTACATTTATTACGGGCATTTACGGAATGAACTTTGAATACATGCCCGAGCTAAAATTGAAGTACAGCTATCTTGTTTTTTGGATAATTATTTTAATTATGGGAGGTGGACTACTGATTTATTTTAAACGAAAAAAGTGGTTGTAA
- a CDS encoding RNA polymerase sigma-70 factor, whose translation MDSTGEELFNRIKQNEQVALEKLHRKYYQPLCSFSYSYVKEIHTAEEVVSDVFLNLWIKRDSIHISSSIKSYLYTSVRNHSINSMNAQKHFFETLENHPIEYESIDHRADAKINYTETYNQIEKIIRELPPQRQTIFRLNRIDGLKYKEIAEILSISVNTVQKQMTEAVKHISKYYSEKILVLFTLIK comes from the coding sequence ATGGATAGTACCGGGGAAGAACTTTTTAACAGGATTAAACAAAACGAGCAGGTTGCCCTTGAAAAGTTACATCGTAAGTATTATCAGCCGCTATGTTCTTTTTCCTACAGCTATGTAAAAGAAATACATACAGCTGAAGAAGTGGTTTCCGATGTGTTTCTGAACTTGTGGATAAAGCGTGATTCTATACACATTAGCTCCAGTATAAAATCTTATTTGTATACCTCGGTAAGGAATCATTCTATTAATAGCATGAATGCACAAAAGCATTTTTTTGAAACTCTAGAAAATCATCCTATCGAATACGAGTCAATTGATCATCGTGCTGATGCTAAGATCAACTACACTGAGACCTATAACCAAATCGAAAAAATTATAAGGGAGCTTCCACCGCAGCGTCAAACAATATTTCGCTTAAACCGAATTGATGGATTAAAATATAAAGAAATTGCCGAAATTTTATCCATTTCCGTTAACACTGTTCAAAAACAAATGACAGAAGCGGTTAAACACATTTCAAAATACTATTCCGAAAAAATCCTGGTTCTTTTTACGCTTATAAAATAG
- a CDS encoding FecR domain-containing protein has protein sequence MKKKIFFELSTKVLVNEANAQEKALLNELLKEEKYRKLFNWLEAEWKKELSTEKVKFDYSRGLAKLRAKIAESEQHNTKIKVVSIRRRIFQATAAIIVILLTSSIVLYQLKNDKQSISDFAENTPAEISSGETRLILNGQKEIEIASKNAVINYSKEAGAVVVDNHKKIKQALKQNEITYNTVIVPYGKRSKITLADNSVIWLNSGSKFIYPAHFSGKKREVFLEGEAFFEVQHDDTKPFTVITKNIEITVLGTVFNVTAYNDDVYTNTVLESGSVEIDYPGKSKFKTSKLKITPGTSAVYYSEEKVIQEKQVDTRYYTSWREGILLYQHQTLTDIVKKLSRYYNTEISINNPKLANTSFSGKLDLKADINEVLETIAFASELNIERKNNQLVIKK, from the coding sequence ATGAAGAAGAAGATTTTTTTTGAATTATCAACAAAGGTTTTAGTAAATGAAGCAAATGCGCAGGAAAAGGCCTTGCTGAACGAATTACTAAAAGAAGAAAAATACCGAAAGCTTTTTAATTGGTTAGAAGCGGAATGGAAAAAAGAACTTTCTACCGAGAAAGTAAAATTCGATTATTCCAGAGGCCTGGCAAAATTAAGAGCCAAAATTGCGGAATCAGAACAACATAACACGAAAATAAAAGTTGTCTCAATCCGTCGAAGAATATTTCAGGCAACAGCAGCAATTATTGTCATATTACTAACAAGTTCTATTGTACTTTATCAATTAAAAAATGATAAGCAGTCGATAAGCGATTTTGCAGAAAACACTCCAGCAGAAATATCGTCGGGCGAAACACGACTGATTCTGAATGGGCAAAAAGAGATTGAAATAGCCAGCAAAAATGCAGTAATTAATTATTCGAAAGAAGCAGGAGCTGTAGTTGTCGACAACCATAAAAAAATTAAACAAGCTCTGAAACAGAATGAAATTACCTACAATACTGTAATTGTTCCTTATGGAAAAAGAAGTAAAATTACTTTAGCCGACAACAGTGTTATTTGGTTAAACTCGGGTTCAAAATTTATTTATCCTGCACATTTTTCCGGTAAAAAGCGTGAAGTATTTCTCGAAGGCGAAGCTTTCTTTGAGGTTCAGCACGATGACACCAAACCTTTTACAGTAATCACTAAAAATATTGAAATAACTGTACTTGGCACCGTTTTCAATGTAACAGCCTACAACGACGATGTTTATACAAATACAGTACTGGAAAGCGGAAGTGTTGAAATTGATTATCCGGGTAAATCGAAATTTAAAACCTCGAAACTAAAAATTACTCCCGGAACATCGGCAGTTTATTACTCCGAAGAAAAAGTTATTCAAGAGAAGCAGGTTGATACCCGTTACTACACCAGCTGGCGCGAAGGAATTTTACTTTATCAGCACCAAACACTTACCGACATTGTAAAAAAGCTGTCGAGATATTACAACACCGAAATTAGTATTAACAATCCGAAACTGGCAAATACAAGCTTTTCAGGCAAACTCGATTTAAAAGCTGATATAAACGAAGTACTGGAAACCATAGCTTTTGCTTCGGAACTAAATATTGAGAGAAAAAATAACCAGTTGGTAATAAAAAAATAA